From one Synechocystis sp. PCC 6803 substr. PCC-P genomic stretch:
- the glpK gene encoding glycerol kinase GlpK, translating into MTAKHNQYVMALDLGTTGNRAILFDYEGNIVGQAYKELTQFYPKAGWVEHDALEIWRDTKTVMQEVVQKTAIQPQQIVAIGLTVQRETCLLWDKTTGQPLHPAIVWQDRRTAHFCGELTAAGYVDEIYERTGLVLDAYFSGTKLHWLLDWVKQSKSVDPANLLAGTIDSWALWNLTGGKVHRTDHSNASRTMVLNLDSLIWDEKLLDLFTIPAQIMPEVQPSLSYFGVTDPEILGVEIPITAIFGDQQAALYAHGCDRPGLLKCTYGTGAFLVANTGQTVTRSQHRLLSTVAWTQTNRDKSLTRDYALEGSMFTAGSCVQWLRDKLGLIESAAASESLARSVDSNGGVYFVPALSGLGAPHWDMNACGAFLGLTAGVTKAHLVRSVLEAIAFQAREVVEAINQDSPAPIQQLKVDGGACNNDFLMQCQADVLGIPVERPAVLDATAQGAAFGAGLKIGWNQLQIRFFRTFHHGTISLICLQFLPMRIQEGVSVDQ; encoded by the coding sequence GGTGGAGCACGATGCCCTGGAAATCTGGCGGGATACGAAAACAGTCATGCAGGAAGTGGTGCAAAAAACCGCTATCCAACCCCAACAAATTGTGGCGATCGGTCTAACGGTGCAACGGGAAACGTGTTTGCTCTGGGATAAGACCACTGGCCAACCCCTCCATCCGGCAATTGTCTGGCAGGATCGACGCACTGCTCACTTTTGTGGAGAATTAACCGCGGCGGGCTACGTGGACGAAATTTATGAGCGCACCGGCCTCGTGTTAGATGCCTATTTTTCGGGCACCAAACTCCATTGGTTATTGGATTGGGTTAAACAGAGTAAGAGTGTCGATCCAGCTAATCTGTTGGCGGGCACCATTGATAGCTGGGCCCTCTGGAACTTAACTGGGGGTAAAGTACACCGCACGGACCACAGCAATGCTAGCCGTACTATGGTGCTCAATTTAGACAGCCTCATCTGGGATGAAAAGCTGTTGGATTTATTCACCATTCCCGCCCAGATTATGCCGGAGGTGCAACCTAGTTTGAGTTACTTCGGCGTTACCGACCCGGAAATTCTGGGGGTAGAAATTCCCATTACCGCCATTTTTGGTGACCAACAGGCGGCCCTCTATGCCCACGGCTGCGATCGCCCAGGATTGCTGAAATGTACCTACGGCACGGGGGCTTTTTTGGTGGCGAATACGGGGCAAACGGTAACCCGTTCCCAACATCGCTTACTTTCCACTGTGGCTTGGACCCAAACCAACCGAGACAAAAGCTTGACAAGGGATTACGCCTTGGAAGGAAGTATGTTCACTGCTGGTTCCTGTGTGCAATGGCTACGGGATAAGTTGGGTTTAATTGAATCAGCGGCGGCCAGTGAAAGCCTAGCCCGCAGTGTGGATAGCAATGGCGGCGTTTACTTTGTGCCGGCCCTAAGTGGTTTGGGGGCTCCCCATTGGGACATGAATGCCTGTGGCGCTTTTCTTGGCTTAACAGCAGGGGTAACTAAAGCCCATCTAGTCAGATCGGTTCTAGAGGCGATCGCCTTCCAAGCCCGGGAAGTGGTGGAGGCCATTAACCAGGATAGTCCCGCCCCCATTCAACAACTGAAAGTAGATGGAGGAGCCTGTAACAATGACTTTTTGATGCAATGCCAAGCGGATGTTTTAGGCATTCCCGTAGAACGGCCTGCGGTGTTGGATGCCACGGCCCAGGGAGCCGCCTTTGGAGCCGGGCTAAAAATTGGGTGGAATCAGCTTCAAATTAGGTTTTTCCGAACCTTCCACCACGGGACGATAAGCTTAATTTGTCTTCAATTTCTGCCCATGCGTATTCAGGAAGGTGTATCCGTTGACCAGTGA
- a CDS encoding RNA methyltransferase, whose translation MYPLTSDIASITSTQNPLVKQLRQLHQTKGRKQQGQLLLEGTHLLEVALAQGKGFNHGCFTAMWQEKNPVLADRLMAQSVHSYLVSGEVLAKMASTVNPDGVVATLTMDQFWRSPPPHARLGLVLERLQDPGNLGTILRTAAATGVEGIWLTADCVDPTSPKVLRSSAGSSLLLPQQQLQSLPPLLEKFHTQGLQLIATVPQATQTLWEIDFQRPTIVIFGSEGQGLSAPVLELTTHQVAIPQAPQVESLNVAIAVGVMLYEARRQQWAASTPG comes from the coding sequence GTGTATCCGTTGACCAGTGACATTGCTTCCATCACCAGCACCCAAAACCCCCTGGTTAAACAATTGCGCCAACTGCACCAAACCAAGGGACGGAAACAACAGGGTCAACTTTTGCTGGAAGGCACCCATTTGCTCGAAGTGGCCTTAGCCCAGGGCAAAGGCTTTAACCATGGCTGTTTCACCGCAATGTGGCAGGAAAAAAATCCCGTCTTGGCCGATCGCCTAATGGCCCAGTCTGTCCACAGTTATTTGGTCAGTGGGGAAGTTTTGGCAAAAATGGCCAGCACCGTTAATCCCGACGGCGTGGTAGCAACTTTAACCATGGATCAATTTTGGCGATCGCCGCCCCCCCATGCTCGGTTAGGCCTAGTGCTGGAAAGATTACAGGATCCAGGTAACCTGGGCACTATTCTTAGAACCGCCGCCGCCACCGGAGTGGAAGGAATTTGGTTAACCGCTGACTGCGTTGATCCCACCAGCCCAAAGGTCTTGCGCTCCTCCGCCGGTAGTAGCTTGCTTTTGCCCCAGCAACAACTGCAATCTTTGCCGCCACTCTTGGAAAAATTTCACACCCAGGGATTACAACTCATTGCCACCGTTCCCCAGGCAACCCAAACTCTCTGGGAAATTGATTTTCAGCGGCCCACCATAGTCATTTTTGGTAGTGAAGGCCAAGGGCTCAGCGCTCCCGTGCTGGAACTAACCACCCATCAAGTGGCCATTCCCCAGGCTCCCCAGGTGGAATCCCTCAACGTGGCGATCGCCGTCGGGGTAATGCTCTACGAAGCTCGGCGACAACAATGGGCGGCATCAACACCAGGGTAA
- a CDS encoding DUF760 domain-containing protein: MTHEPQRPQPLFAGNEAPGKDSLWTYVQELSPETIAQLSRPDSQEVFQVMERNIIGLLGNLPPEHFGVTISTSRENLGRLLASAMMSGYFLRNAEQRLGFEQAFKSSSNSNENTEY; this comes from the coding sequence GTGACCCATGAACCCCAACGTCCCCAACCGTTATTCGCTGGCAATGAAGCCCCAGGCAAAGATAGTTTGTGGACATACGTTCAAGAATTAAGCCCCGAAACCATTGCCCAATTATCTCGCCCCGATTCCCAGGAAGTGTTTCAGGTGATGGAGCGCAACATTATCGGTCTGTTGGGAAATTTACCCCCGGAGCACTTTGGGGTAACCATCAGCACTAGCCGGGAAAATTTGGGCCGTCTTTTAGCCTCCGCCATGATGAGTGGCTATTTTCTTCGCAACGCCGAGCAAAGGTTAGGATTTGAACAAGCTTTTAAAAGTAGCAGCAACAGCAACGAGAATACCGAATACTAA